A stretch of the Desulfobacter sp. genome encodes the following:
- a CDS encoding long-chain fatty acid--CoA ligase gives MKKLPAERIADPDGNPLPAGEKGEVQVRGKLTINSYFKMPDEDAAGFTKDGFCKTGDLGILTRKGNLYIHGRLKHIIRVGSYTVMPSEVEEVAVQHPQVGMAAAIGIPDEIYGETVVLVVSPAQGQTVDAQDIITHCASQLAKFKVPKKIIVEPNMPVTRVGKVHRVEVQNRITNLLKGNA, from the coding sequence TTGAAAAAATTGCCAGCGGAACGGATTGCAGATCCAGACGGCAATCCTCTGCCGGCCGGAGAAAAAGGAGAAGTCCAGGTCCGGGGAAAGCTTACCATCAATTCTTATTTTAAAATGCCCGATGAAGATGCTGCCGGGTTTACTAAAGATGGATTCTGCAAAACCGGAGATCTCGGTATCCTGACCAGGAAAGGGAACCTCTATATCCATGGCCGCCTCAAGCATATCATTCGGGTCGGCAGTTACACGGTCATGCCATCCGAGGTTGAGGAGGTGGCAGTCCAGCATCCACAGGTCGGAATGGCTGCAGCCATTGGTATACCGGATGAAATATACGGCGAAACGGTCGTACTGGTGGTTTCGCCGGCACAGGGGCAGACCGTGGACGCCCAGGATATTATCACCCATTGTGCAAGTCAGCTGGCCAAGTTTAAAGTTCCCAAAAAAATAATTGTAGAACCCAATATGCCTGTCACCCGGGTCGGTAAAGTCCATCGTGTTGAAGTCCAAAACCGTATCACTAACTTATTGAAAGGTAACGCATAA
- a CDS encoding enoyl-CoA hydratase/isomerase family protein encodes MSRLGCRGGVEHTLGSDLRIAADNTRILMPELDMGIFFSNGSINILPRLIGESRAKQMMLLGEEITAEKALEFGLVTEVCTPETLDDHLRCRAEKLAAKDPYALKLAKQLIHGAREDTLNGSLYKEGCAMVDTGRSKGAKSRIQAF; translated from the coding sequence ATATCACGGCTGGGTTGTCGGGGGGGGGTCGAACATACTCTGGGAAGTGATTTACGAATTGCTGCTGACAACACCAGGATACTGATGCCTGAACTGGATATGGGAATCTTTTTTTCAAACGGTTCCATAAATATCCTCCCCCGTTTGATCGGGGAAAGCCGGGCCAAACAGATGATGCTTCTCGGAGAAGAGATTACGGCAGAAAAAGCCCTGGAATTCGGCCTGGTTACCGAGGTCTGTACACCTGAAACCCTGGATGACCACCTGCGTTGCCGTGCTGAGAAACTGGCGGCCAAGGATCCGTATGCTTTAAAACTTGCTAAACAGCTTATCCACGGGGCCAGGGAGGATACGCTGAACGGCAGCCTGTATAAGGAGGGCTGTGCCATGGTGGACACCGGCCGCTCCAAGGGGGCCAAGTCAAGAATTCAGGCATTTTAA